From Bdellovibrio sp. KM01:
TCCCCAGTAATTTAAAAAGAATGGTGTCAATAAACCAAAGACTGATTCTGATGCTTTAAAGAGCATTTTGGATTCACCAAAAGATGTTTCCCACACGTGATAAAAGGTCACGACCAGAATCGCACACGTTCGCAGCAAATCTAATGCATAAAATCTTTGATTCTTCATTCCCACATCCTTGGCAGTTGTGGCTTGAATAAAGAATTCACCAGGTCGCTGCTGGCGTCTGGCAACTGTACTGTTTTGTAGTTGCCTCCTAAATTGAGATTTAGATCTGCAGAAGAACCGTCGGCGGCAAAAACAAAGCTTTCAGTATTCTCATATGCGATGACGTTCGCAAATGGGACCGCCTTAAGCGTGGAGTTTATAATCGAAGCGCTTTCATTCGTTGGAAAATCAAATACGATAAATCCCTTCGGCGTGAGGCGATTTTTAAGAATGCGATAAAATTCCACGCTGTAGAGTTTCGAAAGTTCAACGCTATACGGATACGGGAAGTCCAAGAAGACAGCGTCCCAGCTTCTTTTAGATTTTCTTAGAAAATGAAAAGCGTCATCCGTAATAAGCTCGACACGATTGTTGCTGAGTGAGTTTTCATTCAGAGCCACCCAGCGTGCATCTTCCTTGGCCATTTTCAGAATCATAGGATCCAACTCTACCATTGTGATTTCAGTGTCGTTGGAAAAAGTTTTAAGGGCGTCTCTTAGCAAAAGTCCATCCCCGGCCCCAAGGATTAGAATTTTCTTTGGAGTTCTTTGTGCGATCTTTAAAGAACCCTGCAGGAAAGCTTCGTGGTAAGACTTTTCATATCGGGAATCAAATTGGAATTGTCCATTTAACCACAGGCTAAAAAACGCACCGTTTTCGTCGCGGCCATCCACCATATCAATGGCCTGATAAGGGCTGAGGTGTCTGATAACTTTGATTTCGCTATCGATTCCTCGGAAGTAATCCTTTAGGTCGTTTCCGCTGGTCACATTCTTGGGATAGTCACCATAATAGCGAATTCTTAAAGAAAGCTGCTGCAACGGACTTTGAATTATTGAAAACAGCAGCACCGCGAAAATGCAGACTGAAACAAAACTAAAGCCGCGCTTCGCATTTGGAGTCTGCGCCGTTAGATATACACAAATGCCGCCGCTGATCAGTGCGATTAAGACTGCTGTTCCATAAATTTCAAATCTGGGAATTAAGATTACGGGTACGACGACTGAAGCCACCAGGGCTCCAAAGTAGCTGAATGCAAGAATTTGGTTTAAATGGGTTTGATTGTCTAAGTCCTTACGTAGTCTAAATAGCAAGGGAGTTTCAAATCCAGTTAAGAACCCCAAGGCTAGGGAGATAAACCCGGTCGTTAAAACGAAGATCATCATTAACGGTCCCGCGGGCAATCGTATTCCTGAAAACTGGATCAGCTCAAGACTGGGTATAAAGAATAAATAGGTAACTAGCATGGGAGCAACAGCCCCCAGAACCATTAAGATGAGTTCAATCTTAAGTAAATCCTGCAGCGGATTTTTCGCGTGAGTGGACTTCTTACTACCAATGCCAATGCCGTAAATAAAAAGAGCTGAAGACAGGCAGAATCCAATGATCTCTTCTTGCAGGAATACTGCAAAGGTCTTTGCCATCAAACTTTGATAGGCAAACCCACAAAATGATAAAGCAAAAGACAGGACTTTTAATTTACGATGATCCATCTTGCGATTTGCTCCTGGTAAATTGCTAAGTTTTGCAAAACGGCCCATGTGACCACAAGAAAAATTGCGCTTACCAGGGGAATTTCAAATTTTCTGAGTTGTTTATCTTGAAATCCCCAGAGTAATCCACATATCCACGCAAGTGCGAGATTTGCTAAAGCCAGAAAAATATTTACTTGAAGAGATCCGAACTGGCGATTTAGAAAGAGCGCGAACAGCAACCCAGCAATGAACATTCCGAAGTAGTCAGCAAAGAGTGCTTTTTCCGCTTTCCCATCGGATGGGGAGTCTGATTCCAGAATTCGCAACAGAAGAGGCAACTCCATACCAGATAAAAAACCGATGGAGACGATCAAAGCATAACAAACCACCGGTGAAATAGTTTTCAATTGAACGTCGCTATATACGAATAAAAGTGGAGATACGATTGCCAGGGCGGCAAGAACAACTTCAATCCAGATAAAAACTTTTTTTGCATTTAACCGAACCGGCGTAAAATAAGCACCTGCTCCCATGGAGGCGATGTAGATCCCGGTTGTTACCGTATATTGTTGAACAACGTTGCCCCACAGAACGGAGAGCACATTCGCCAAGACAAGTTCATACGCATAGCTACAAAATGCCGTGACAAATACGAGCAGCAAAATGAAGCGAAAGCGTAACGAGCCATTCATCTAATAACCTTGGGTGGTGGTTGCGGGACGAGAAAAGATATATGTCTGACGGATCAGTTCCGCGTTAGAGCAAGAACTTCCGTTTTTCACGCAAAACGAAACTTTTAAACATTGGTATTGAGCCAGATCGCAATCCGGTGCCTCCGGACGGTTTCGCATCGCCATGTTAATTGGAATGCTGTTCGCCGAGGGCGTAGCTGGTAAAGCGGGTGCAAATGCATCAAGGGCCGCGTGGGCCGGTTGGAACGACATCTCTTGAACCACTTGGCGAGTAGCTTCTTTAAATGTCTCAAGTTGTTGTTCGAAGGATTTGGTTTTCGGGGAATATGCCACCATCCACTCGTCAGGTGATTGAAGATTCACTTGCAGGCTTCCGGCTTCAAGGCAGATATCAAGTCCCGCATTCAAAGATCGTTTGCTACAAATGCCTTTCGCGTATTCCCAGCACAGTCGTACGGCTTTTGAGCCGCTACCGATGGTGATAACTTTACCGGGGCAGCCATAGTCATCTTTGACGGATGTACCGCCACTTTGTGGTGGAGTATCTTGAAGGTAGTTGGCTTTGTCGTACGCATTCTTTAGTGAAACTCCGAAGCTCTCGATTGCATTTTCCGAATCATAGAAGGCGCGAGCCTTGTCGTAGCTTTTGTTTAAAGTTCCCATTTTGGAAACGACTCCGACGATGATGACCCCGATAACCACGGCGATGGCAACCACTAGCATCGCGCCGGCAAATCCTTCTTCAGAATTGAGATTTTTAGGCATCATAAAATAAACTCCTAGTTTCTCTTAAGCTGCCCGCTTGGGTAAGAAGGTTTTAAGAAATAAATCAAATCATAAGGCCTGCGGTACAACGGACGTCTTTGCGCACGCAAAGTGTTGGGTGTTTCAGCTGTTACATTCATTTGTGCAGATGAAAAACCAAGAACGTTGTCTCTGAAGACCACGCGAATCACACGCTCAACATCTTTGTAGGGACTTGTGGTCTTGCAAGCTGCTTGGGTCATGGCGGCAGGAGGACACCATGTGAAATCACGTTTACTATTTGTTTGCGGGAGGTATTCTCTCACAGTCACTTTGAACGTTACAGAGGAAAGACGATAGCGGGAAGACGTACTCGGATCCTGGTCGGGATTATTCTGGTCGAAACGTTCTACTTCTTTTTCGGTTGCTTGAAAATCGACGATGGAACCAAACCACAGGTCGTCTCGCGTGGGAGATATACTAACTGTTCCCGCCGCTTGAGATCTTCCAAGGTCGATGTATAAAATCCCGAATGTTTTTGCAGTGGGTTTTTGAAAATAAATTCCCGTAGGTAAAAAACGATCTCCCACGCTGGGAACACTCGTGTAGGTGCTGATCAATGTGTCTCGTAAAAATATGCCGATGGTATCGATAGAAGCAGTAGCCGTAGCGGGGTTAAACCCTGTGGATGCTAAATAATCTGCTCTGACAAATCCGGTGTTCTGGCTGGTTCCAGATGGACTCCAGTTGTTAAGATTTTTTCCACTGCCGTCTTCAACGTTAATTCCCTGAGAAGCAAAGTGTTTCAAGTAAAAGGAAATTTCGTTTAGCTCTGATTCTGATTGGATACGGTTGGTGATCGCCTCGTTTTGATTCGTAGCCATGCTGATCAAGGCACCAACACCATACATAAGCACCGAACCCAGGACGACGGAAAGAAGAAGTTCTACAAGTGAAAAACCTTGTTGACCCAAATACCCACTGTTAGAATTAAGAAAGCAACTTGATTGGCTTTCTGTGGGGGATTTCAAATGTTTCGTAGAGACAGGTCTATTAATCATAAAGGTGTCTCGGGCTTTTCTGCTCTTGAGATGATGGTTGCGATCGGTATCCTTGCCACGATCTTCATTCTAGCAATGCCTTTCTTTAGCCAACAAGGAAAAATTATCAAAGAGATGAGAACGTCTGCGAGCTGTCAGGCAGTTCTTGATACGGCCTTCTCGAGAATCAATTCTTTCGGAAACTCTTTAGACAGTTATCAACCAAAAATTAACGCTTCCATGGCGAACACGACAGGCGCAACAGCCGCGAGTTCCAGAGTATTTCTGCCGCCCGATATTCCAGCCGATGCATATGCATTTGATCCTGATTTCAAAGGTCAAAGAAGCAAGATGTTCGATCTGGCCCCTGGTCGCATCTTGTATTCTACAAATCCAGGTAAGCAGATTAAAATTCCTCAAAATGGAGGAACAACTAAGAATGTACCGATTCAGCACGACGGTATCACATTATATACGCCACTCTTGCTTAAAGGTTCAATGGAGTACCTGGCTACGAAGTACAATTCTGGCTATTGCTCGGCATTCTCTCCCGTAAAACTGTTAACCGCCGTGGACAGTCAGGCTTTGAACAATCAGTTTCAGGGTGGTCTTAAAAATTTAGATATCTCTATGAAAGTGAATCGCTACGATCTGGCTTCGAATAATGCCAGTGGTAATTGCGGCACATTCTGGCCACGACCTCGCAACGGTGGTCGCTCTAACGTTACTTATGAACCGCAATTTGGCTATTCTCCGACGACTCGTCAGATGATAGGAATTTTCCCGAGCTGGATGGACGACAAAGATGGATTTCGCGTCACTTTAAGGGCGAACTTTACGAACGACAAGGGCCAATCAGAAACGTGCGAGGGTACGAAAGATTTCTCGTTGCCTGAAGATAAGCAGAACGTTGTCGATTACTTTTATGACGTAAATTATGTGAAGAACTCAGCGGCCTCTCCAGGTGCTATCGTTGATAACATCAGTCGTATCAATGGACTTCGCAAAGGGACTGAGTGTTCAGGTAAACCCGATTGCTTAGGACATCCTTTTGAAACAATTCTTACGAACTTACAGCCTTGGAATAACAGTCCAAAGTGGCCCGAGAATCGTGATAGACCACTATGTTCCCAAACACCTGCGAACTCCATGAAAATGGTGATCACATTCCGTGTTTATAACACTCAGAAAGATGGCGGCGTCATCCCGATGTGCTTGGATACCTCTTATCAGTGGTTCAAAGGTACCAAAGGTAATTGGTGTCCTGGTTCATATAATGGCGGTGCAGAAACAAGCTTTGATAAATCTTGGGACACTCGTTACACAGGCTGGGTTCCTTGCGAACAAATGCAGTTCTGTAACTCGCGACCAGATAAGGTCGAGGTTATCAAGTCTGCCGACAAGAACTTTAAATTTCCAGGCCTAAATGCGAATCAGCCCTATGTGGAATACAAATATACTTACGAAAAGATTTCCGGAGATAAAGCAAATTCTCGGATGTGGGGTTGTGAACTGAAGTTTGGTATTGCTTCAATCGATCTTGCCGGAAATTTAAGTTACGTTCCGGCCCAAGAAAAAATGATGGACTCCCCTGGTATTGCGGGTGACCGTCGTCCACCAATCAAAGAAATTAATCCGCATGTCTATTTCAAACCGCCTCCTTGTTACACTTGTAACTGTAAGCCATGCAAAGGTGGTAAGGGACTTTTCGGTGGTTTGTTTAACTGGATTCTTTTTGCAGTTCTAGTCATCGTATCTGCGGGTACGGCTTTGGCAGTGACGGCATTAATCACAGCAGCCGTCATCGCGGGAGCAACAGCAGGTGTTCTTTGCTATAACGGTGGTTTGGGTTGCAGCACTGATGGTGGAAAAAACTATGCTCCTGATTCGTCGGGAGGAAAATATCGATCCTGCGATGACAGTAACAATGGCTGTAAGTGCGGTAAAAAATGTAACATCATCAGGCCACCAAGTCCTGGATGGTCCTCGCCACTTGACGATGCGATGGATATTTCCCAGCTGGAAAAGAATTCTTGTGTACCAGGCAATACTTTCTATGTCGATAATACTGCCTATTCGAGCTTGAATGGTATCAAGCCTATGTTTGGATATAAAACATCCAAAGGTGCCGGCAAAGGGTACGAATACAATATGGATCCAAATGCTAAGGTCACTCCGGGTGATGAGCTTCTGTATTCCGTGTTCGATTCTAAGAACAAACAATTCTGTTATGCGGCTGTTCGTTGTTCGGGAGGAAAATTCCAGGCTATCAAAGAAAGCAGCGAGATTTCGGGCGATAATAATCTATATCCACTGATGGGATGTTTCCCGGTCAAAGTTGGAAAACGTATTGCCTTTAATAGTGGTAGCCCGGGCATTGCTCAGGGTGGAAATGCTTGCTTGGAAGTTCAGTTTAACAAAGGTCCGCAGAATCCAACGAATCTGAAGCTGTGGAAGTGGTCTGATTATAACGAACAATGTAGTGTGACTTCGACTACGGGTTCATTGTCTTCTGATCCAAGAGTGGTCGGTGGTTTCTGCCCGACAACTTCGACAACAGCCCTTGTTGGCGCTCAGTACAGCAACACCGGAGCGGGATGTTCTAATCCTACCGCTGATCCCAATGATCTGGTGGGGGTTAATTTCGCTTGTAAGGACACGAAAATCTATTGGGACCCTTGCGCAGCCACTTCATCCAATTCCAAGAATGGTACGATGAGCTGTGCGAAGTGGTGCTATGCAGATTGTAAAGTTCCTGAATATGTTCCAGAGCATCCGTGGTTGGATGCTCCACACAATGTTCAGCGCTATTACGAAGATATGGGATCCGGCGATGCGGGATTGCCGTTCTGCACGATGGACCGTACGTTGTTTGATGATAATCTCTAAGCATGTCTGATAAAAGCACGAGAATCTACGGTTTTGATATTTTAAGAATCGCCACGGTGATGGCGATTCTTTATTTTCACGTCTGGCAATACACGTTCTTTCAAGACGTGATCTCACTTCCGGCTGAGATATCGAATTATCACAACCTTACAGGTTGGGTCGGCGACGTCTTTAAGTATGGCGGTCTTTTCATCGTCGCTTTAAGTTTCTTTTTGATTGGTTTAAAAGTGCGCTCCCAACACAAAATGAGATTCTTTGTGTTGATCGCAGGACTGATAGCTTTGCAGGTTTCAACTGCTGACAATCCAATGGACCCAACAACTTGGGACTGGGATGTTTATTCCTATTTAGTGCTATCCTATATTCTTGTACTGGCGCTTCCGCGTAAGGTGATGTTGCGATGGCCGTTGATTGTGGCAAGTATAGCGCTGTTGAGTATCCCATACGAACAATATGCTGTGTTGCTAAATATTCCTGAAGCGATTCAGTTCTCGGGTTGGAATTTAGTGCCGTGGCTAGTACTGCCGGTTTTGTTTCACTCAGCTGGCGTTCTGTGGTCGCAAAAAAATCCAAACTTTTTTCAAGCTATGCGTAAGTGGGAGTGGCCATTGTGGGGTGCTTTGATTGCGTTGTTATTCGTAATTACACCGGATTATGGACCTTTCCCCGCGGGACCTGGATTCGAGGGCTACGTTTTTAAACAGAAGCCATTAATGTTTTGGAAGCATTTCATCGTCTTTGCATTTTTGATGAGGCTAAGTCTGGATCCGATAGTCAATTCGGCACTCGCAAGAATCAAAGGTATGTCGCAATTTTCGAATCTTGCGTGGAATAAGCATTTGGGTGTTTCTTACTTTATGCATTTGGCGTTCTTGCCTATGGGACAACATCTGATGGAATTCTGGGGACACTACCCGGGGACGTTTGATTGGTTCTGGTTATTTATTTTTATTTCCGTGGAAATCATTGTAAGGGCAATGTTTGCAATGCGCTTAACTGTTAAAATCAAAGTTGCACAGCTGATGCGCTAGTTACTTGCCTATAGGAACGGCGATCACCTTTAAATAAAAATGACCCTTAGTCGTAGAGAATGGGATCAGCATACCAGCAGATCCCTGTTTGCACTCAATCATGCTATCGGCTCCGATTAAAACTTTTGGTACTGTTAGTTGAACACCAAAGTTTGTAATTTCAGATTTCGCATTACCAAATATGATATTGTTGATCTCACCGACGGCATCCTGATTTTCAGAGTTCAGCTCTGTTTGTTCTTCCATCAACATCGTGGAAACGACTTCCAAGTAACTCGCTTTATCAAAAGAGATCGCAAGAAATCCTTGGTAAGATTGAGACTTGATTTCTACTACTGAGGAAATTTCGCCCTTAAGCGCTTCATGGGGAGATTTCGTTTCGGGCTTCCCCATCGTGATATTCTGAACACCGAATTGAGCAAAGACATTCATAGTCGCTTTAATCACAGCGTTGATCACGCGAACGTCAACTGCATATTTTGCTTGCGGAGCTGCAGACGCAGACGCTGCTGGTGTAGCAGAAGGAGCGCCTTGGTTTAGGCATTTTACCATCGCATTTACAAGGTCATCCGGATTGATCGGTTTTTTCAGTAAGACACAGCTTTGTAAAGTGTCGGGAAGTTCCGAGCTGTCCTTTTGTGTAACGACGATAAGATTTGCGTCTTGGGTATTTTTGTACGAGTGAAGTCCATACACAAAGCCACCGTCCATCAGGCGCGGCACTTCGGTATCGATCAGAACCACGTCAAATTTTTGATTTTCAGTTTTAATAGCGGCTTCGGCACCATCTTTTGCACGAACTAAAATTGGCGCAACAGTAGAATCACGGAAACGATCGCTCAATGGTTCACGCACTAGATTTTCTAGGCCTGAATTGTTATCAACAATGAGGATGGTTTTTCTAGTCTTCATGTTTGATCCGCTCAAGTTCTTTCTGCAAGGGTGAGGGAATTGCATGAAGTTACCTGTTTCCCAATTAAGGTATCGGCTTCAAGAAAAACTACTTTAACAATCTGTAATTGATCCGATTTGGTTTAATTTTCTCAATATAAGACACGGCGAAATACCGCCCAGGCATCTCATTTCGACCATATCTGAATATACTCATGGTTCACGACTGGACGAAAATTCAGTGGTTACTAGGTACTACAGAGTGTAAATGATTTGGACAAACCTTACTGATTTACAGGATAGATAAAACTCTATGTAACTTCGTCACCGTATCGGATATTTCTTGTGCCATGAAAAACAAAATTAAATTTATTTCGATGAGTGTCGCACTGTCTTTTTTAATTGCTTGTCAGGGACAAGAAACGTCCACTTTGAGTTTGAGTGATGGTTCGGGAATCGTCGGTGGCGAGAAAGTAAAATCAGGTGATGAAGTTGAAAAGCATCTTGTCATGGTGTGGGGAAAATCACCAACTGGTGGCAAAGTTTGCTCGGGAACGATCATTACGTCTAACTTAATTTTAACGGCTGCTCACTGTGTGCACGAGCGTGAAAAGCTTGAAGTGGGATTTGGTAAGAGTGGACTTTTTCCAAATTGGGAACCAGTAGATCGTGCAATAGTTCATGAGCAGTACAATGGCAATGTAGGTTATGGTTATGACCTTGCAGTTGTACGGTTGAAGAAACCTCTTCCAAAAGGTTATGGTCCTGTTGCGGTTGTCGGTGAAGAAGACATGCTGACGATTAACGAGCCCGTTATCCTTGCTGGTTACGGAAGAACTTCAGTTGATAAGCCAAGCTCCTCTGGCAATTTAAGAAAAGTTGAAACTACTCTTGCGCGTTGGATCCGTGGATTTTTGATCGTGGATATGAGTAATGGCAAGGGTATGTGTGACGGCGATTCTGGTGGACCGATGTTTGTCAGAAGAAATAATCAGCTTGTTCTTGCTGGAGTCACTTCTTTTACCCGCAACTCTCCTCACAGCAAGATCGATTGTATGAATGACGGCTATTATGCGGATCTAATAACTCACGGAAGCTGGTTAAGAACCACAGCCCGTGCGATCAATAACTAAAAGAACACTTTAAAAACAGAAAAACCTGCTCAGGGCAGGTTTTTTGTAGTCAAAATGGCGGAGAAGGAGGGATTCGAACCCTCGGTACACTTTTGGTGTACGAGCATTTAGCAAACGCTTGGATTCAGCCACTCTCCCACTTCTCCGCGGACTCGTATTTGAGCTGAAAAGCTAAATTGCCATAGCCGAGGTGCCAAATCAAGGATTGGGGCGGCTATAACGGGGTGCTTTTTGCAAATTTCTTTAAGAATGCTTGATTTTTTGATTACTGCGGCTTAAACATACGTCTCTTTCACAGTGCACTCGTAGCTCAGCTGGATAGAGTACTTGACTACGAATCAAGTGGTCAGAGGTTCGAATCCTCTCGAGTGCACCATTTTTTCCCTAAATTCCCCCAAAAAATCAATACCTTAGAAAAAAGAATCGCTATAGACTCTGTTTTGCCACGGAGGACTTATGGGTTTTAAATTTTGGTTGAAGGTCGCTTTCATGATTGGATCATTTGGACTGGTGATCTATGGAATGCAGCAACTCCGTTCTTCTGAATTTGCCCGTGAGGCACAAAAAGATGACAGCGCTTTATCGCTCCTTTTAGGAGGAGAAACTCGCCCGCTGAACTGGTGTTTACCAGAGACGAAAAAGGTCGAAATCCTCTCTGAAAAAGGTGAAGTCTTAAAAGCACTGACGAGCGCCCAAGATATCAGTTCCGTTTGCGAAATCTTGATTGGTCCAATCTCTACGGATGTGGTTCAAAAATCTAAATTTAACCGTCGATTGGTCGCATCTGACGCCAAAGGTACCACTAAAACGTTGGAACAAGCGGCCAACTCACCCTATTTTAGAGCGGATGAGATGCCTATGAGCTCCGTCATGCTGGAAAAAGTCCTGCAGCGACTGCTGCAGCCCTGATTTCTGTTTGACAAGATAGGCCCAAAATAATAGTTTGGCTTTCACCGAAACGTTCAGAAGTAGCTCAGTCGGTAGAGCAAGCGGCTGTTAACCGCTGGGTCGGGGGTTCGAGTCCCTCCTTCTGAGCCATTTTTTTCTTACTTTGGTAAGACACCAAAACCAGCCTTGAGCTGGTTTTTTAGTTTCTAGGCCAACCCTGTTAAATACCTGTAATTTCTAAAGATATATCGAACTGATGCCCCTCCTTGGCACTGTATTCGGGTTATACAGCCAATTCTACTTTATAGCGTCCTTATTGCTCCTAAGAGCCCGTTTTTAGGGCATAAAAGCTGCACTCTTGAGCCATGCAACCCCTTTAGCAATTTTAACCATTGGGATTTTCAAGGACCACTCATGAAAACTTTCCTTGTGAGCTCGACTGTCACTTTTGTTCCTGGCAACTACGAAGGATTTATCAATCATCTTGCGAAAAGTGATCGCGTGCATGGACTGATCTTGGTTGAAAACCGTGACTGGAAAATTGCTGCGAAAGCAATGCTGCTAATTATCTCGTTCGCGGCGCCTCGCATGGGTATGCATCTTTTGAAAAATTATTTTGGTAAATCAAACGCACGCAAAAAAGCGATGTTTGAAAAGCGGGGAAAAGCATTTCGAATTGTTTCCGATATTAATTCCGTTGAGACATTGAGATTCATCCAAGAAGAAAACGTTGAACTTATAGTTAACGCTCGCACGCGTTCTTTCTTCAAAAAAAATCTTTTGCAAACTCCACGTTATGGTTGCATCAACATTCATCACGGCCTTCTTCCCGAGCAACGCGGCCTTATGTGCGATTTCTGGGCTCATATGGAAAAAACTAAGTTCGGATTTTCTATTCATCAGATGACGTCCAAGTTGGACGATGGACCTATTCTTCATGTCGGCGAGGTCAAGACCTCTCCTTCAAACTATATGACATCCATATTCGAAGGGTCTTTAATAGAATCTCAAGCGATTGAAAAGTTACTAAAAGATCTCGAGAAGAATAAATCTTCAGAGAACATTTTTTCAGGTCTGGAAAATATCAAAACTGAAAAAACAAAATATCGCAGCAACCCCGGCTTAATGGACTTTTATAAACTTCAGTGGAGAGGTACTAAAATATGAAAACCATCTTTGCTCTTCATGGTAACCCTGGCGCTCCTCAAGATTGGTCCCTGCTGCAAAACCATCATGCAAAAATTAAAGCTGTTGATGCCTATTCGGATGATTGGATTCGTGAAGTACAGCAAAGCTCAGAGAAGGTGATTTTATTAGGTCACTCTTGGGGTGCTTATCGCATTCTGAAAGCTTTGCCGAAGATTTCTGCGCACGTCGAAAAAGTGGTTTTACTTGCTCCTTACGTAAACATTGAAAGACCTCTTTCCGGAGTGGCGCAAGCGCTTTTAAAAACACCGTGGATCGGGAAGAAACTGATTCAGGGTAATCATAAGAAAAGCAAAGACGGTTTTTTGAATGATTTAATTTATCCTTTTAAAGTTGAAGGTCTTCCCTACTATAAAGAAATCGAAAACCGCATGCAGCATTGGCAGATGTGGCAGAAAACGGCCTTCGTAAAAATGCAAATGCAGGCAAGTCCTTTAAGTAAGGGAGATGTGTGCCTGACACCCATCACGGTGATCTATGGTAATGATGATAAAATCAGCAGCGCCGATTCTCAGAATGAAATTTTAAAACAATATCCAAACATCACGATCAAACATCTAGAAAATGCGGGTCACGGCATGCTGTGGTCTCATCCCGAAATGATCTCGAAGGAGCTTTTAATGACGTCCCCAAAAATCGGATATCACGCTGGCGAAAACGAACAAAACAACGTTATCAGCTATATGGAAAAACATTTGCGTGAGTTTCCGAATCGCGTGGCTTTGCGCTGGGCTCGTCGTGAATCTTTGATGCAGTGGAATGGCGATCCTAAAACTCCTTTTCAGCACGATGAAATTAACTATAAAGACTTTTCCACACGTATTTCCTCATTCGCACAAGGTCTGATCGACATTGGTATTCAAAAAGGTGACAGAGTTATTATCTTTTTGCCGATGAGCTTGGATATGTACACGGCTATGTTCGCTGTGCAAAAAATCGGTGCGATCGCGGTGTTCTTGGATTCCTGGGCGCGTTCTCATCATTTAGGTGCCTCTGCTGAATGCGTGGGCCCCAAAGCTATGATCAGCTTTAAGATGGCGTTTGATCTGGTTGATCAGGTTCCTGAATTTAACTCTATGCCGATCCGTATCCTTTATGGACCGGGGGAGAAATTCACTCACAAGTTTGAGACTTTGTTAAAAGCTCCAACTTCTCCAGTATGCCCAGTTGAATCTGAATTCTCGGCTTTGATTACCTTTACAACCGGTTCGACTGGTAAGCCAAAGGGTGCGAACCGTACTCACCGATTCTTGTCGGCGCAACATCATGCTTTGTCGCATGTGATTCCGTACACAGAGCAAGATCGTGATATGCCGGCCTTCCCGATATTCAGTTTGAATAAC
This genomic window contains:
- a CDS encoding type II secretion system protein, with the translated sequence MFRRDRSINHKGVSGFSALEMMVAIGILATIFILAMPFFSQQGKIIKEMRTSASCQAVLDTAFSRINSFGNSLDSYQPKINASMANTTGATAASSRVFLPPDIPADAYAFDPDFKGQRSKMFDLAPGRILYSTNPGKQIKIPQNGGTTKNVPIQHDGITLYTPLLLKGSMEYLATKYNSGYCSAFSPVKLLTAVDSQALNNQFQGGLKNLDISMKVNRYDLASNNASGNCGTFWPRPRNGGRSNVTYEPQFGYSPTTRQMIGIFPSWMDDKDGFRVTLRANFTNDKGQSETCEGTKDFSLPEDKQNVVDYFYDVNYVKNSAASPGAIVDNISRINGLRKGTECSGKPDCLGHPFETILTNLQPWNNSPKWPENRDRPLCSQTPANSMKMVITFRVYNTQKDGGVIPMCLDTSYQWFKGTKGNWCPGSYNGGAETSFDKSWDTRYTGWVPCEQMQFCNSRPDKVEVIKSADKNFKFPGLNANQPYVEYKYTYEKISGDKANSRMWGCELKFGIASIDLAGNLSYVPAQEKMMDSPGIAGDRRPPIKEINPHVYFKPPPCYTCNCKPCKGGKGLFGGLFNWILFAVLVIVSAGTALAVTALITAAVIAGATAGVLCYNGGLGCSTDGGKNYAPDSSGGKYRSCDDSNNGCKCGKKCNIIRPPSPGWSSPLDDAMDISQLEKNSCVPGNTFYVDNTAYSSLNGIKPMFGYKTSKGAGKGYEYNMDPNAKVTPGDELLYSVFDSKNKQFCYAAVRCSGGKFQAIKESSEISGDNNLYPLMGCFPVKVGKRIAFNSGSPGIAQGGNACLEVQFNKGPQNPTNLKLWKWSDYNEQCSVTSTTGSLSSDPRVVGGFCPTTSTTALVGAQYSNTGAGCSNPTADPNDLVGVNFACKDTKIYWDPCAATSSNSKNGTMSCAKWCYADCKVPEYVPEHPWLDAPHNVQRYYEDMGSGDAGLPFCTMDRTLFDDNL
- a CDS encoding chemotaxis protein CheX; its protein translation is MKTRKTILIVDNNSGLENLVREPLSDRFRDSTVAPILVRAKDGAEAAIKTENQKFDVVLIDTEVPRLMDGGFVYGLHSYKNTQDANLIVVTQKDSSELPDTLQSCVLLKKPINPDDLVNAMVKCLNQGAPSATPAASASAAPQAKYAVDVRVINAVIKATMNVFAQFGVQNITMGKPETKSPHEALKGEISSVVEIKSQSYQGFLAISFDKASYLEVVSTMLMEEQTELNSENQDAVGEINNIIFGNAKSEITNFGVQLTVPKVLIGADSMIECKQGSAGMLIPFSTTKGHFYLKVIAVPIGK
- a CDS encoding prepilin-type N-terminal cleavage/methylation domain-containing protein; amino-acid sequence: MINRPVSTKHLKSPTESQSSCFLNSNSGYLGQQGFSLVELLLSVVLGSVLMYGVGALISMATNQNEAITNRIQSESELNEISFYLKHFASQGINVEDGSGKNLNNWSPSGTSQNTGFVRADYLASTGFNPATATASIDTIGIFLRDTLISTYTSVPSVGDRFLPTGIYFQKPTAKTFGILYIDLGRSQAAGTVSISPTRDDLWFGSIVDFQATEKEVERFDQNNPDQDPSTSSRYRLSSVTFKVTVREYLPQTNSKRDFTWCPPAAMTQAACKTTSPYKDVERVIRVVFRDNVLGFSSAQMNVTAETPNTLRAQRRPLYRRPYDLIYFLKPSYPSGQLKRN
- a CDS encoding spermidine synthase: MDHRKLKVLSFALSFCGFAYQSLMAKTFAVFLQEEIIGFCLSSALFIYGIGIGSKKSTHAKNPLQDLLKIELILMVLGAVAPMLVTYLFFIPSLELIQFSGIRLPAGPLMMIFVLTTGFISLALGFLTGFETPLLFRLRKDLDNQTHLNQILAFSYFGALVASVVVPVILIPRFEIYGTAVLIALISGGICVYLTAQTPNAKRGFSFVSVCIFAVLLFSIIQSPLQQLSLRIRYYGDYPKNVTSGNDLKDYFRGIDSEIKVIRHLSPYQAIDMVDGRDENGAFFSLWLNGQFQFDSRYEKSYHEAFLQGSLKIAQRTPKKILILGAGDGLLLRDALKTFSNDTEITMVELDPMILKMAKEDARWVALNENSLSNNRVELITDDAFHFLRKSKRSWDAVFLDFPYPYSVELSKLYSVEFYRILKNRLTPKGFIVFDFPTNESASIINSTLKAVPFANVIAYENTESFVFAADGSSADLNLNLGGNYKTVQLPDASSDLVNSLFKPQLPRMWE